The segment GTGGCTGCAAACCAGCTTCTTTCATCTCATAGAGAACTTTCATGGCTTCAACACCGAAACCATGTTGTATACATCCCATCAACATTGCATTCCAACAGGCAATATTGCTCTTGTCCTCTCGCGCATTAAAAACCCTCCGAGCATCCTTTAGCAACCCATATTTACCATACATGTCGATCAAGCTACACAGCACATAACTATCCGTATCAAGTCCTACCTTGACGGAAGTAGCATGAACCTGTTGACCACAACATCCAGCATCCCTCAACTTCCCACAAGCTTTAAGAATACTTGAAAATGTaaaactatttttcttcactCCTTCTCTTACCATCTCCCTGAAAATCCTTATCGCGCCTTCAAACTGTTCCTCCTTACACAAATTGCCAATTCTAGCTGTCCAAACAACTGTATTACAATGTGGAATATGATCAAACACATTATCCGCGCTTTCCAGATAACCAAACTCCCcataaaatttgatcaaaaaacTATTCAAAGCCATACTTTCACAATTACCCAACTTCAATAACCATCCATGAATCTGTCTCCCAAGTTCCAAATTCATCAATTCCACACAAGCCTTTAGAACACACACCAATATTCCATCATCAATTAAATCACCACACTTACACAAGTTTCCCGCCTCACTCTGCATCTCCATAAACAAACGCAAAGCTCCTTCACACTCTCCATTTTCAACACACCCCGCGATCATCGCAGCCCAAGACTGAGAATTTCTCACACGCATTTTATCAAACAGTTGGCGAGCCTGTTCAAAACAACCACAAAACACAAGCATCAGCAACAAACGATTCAGTAACGGCAGGCTAGGAATTACATCACTTTTACAAATATGCTCATAGACTTCAACCGCGTTTAAAGGGTCACGAGATTCAGTGCATTCTTTGATAAGGGAAACGTATACGTCAACTGGTATATTAAAACCAAGACTATCCATTAGCCTTAAAACATCAGAGATTGTGCAACTTGGGTCTgtagttttcttgatttctgGCTTAATGGGTTGGTGTATTTTGTAGTGAGGTTTATGTAGAGGCAATTGGAATTGAAGGGGGGTGTTGGAAATGGAATGGATAGTGATGGGTATCCATTTCTTGGAGTTTTTTGAAGTAATTTTAGTATGcaacaatggtggttttggGTAGGATGATGTGATCGCCATTGATTTTTAGAAGGATTGTTTACTAGAATTCATAGTGAAGAAAATCACTGGGCGCCAAATTCAGTTGGAATCAACTATAAATACTTCACAATTGTAGTGGCTGTTTGTCCACAGATATTTTTCggttttttttcaaatattatattggaAAACTATTTGAACACAAAATTATTTCTATAAATTTTCGAAATTTCagataaagaaattattttcacaCTAAATCATTCAGAAATTCAAAACCAACTCCAATATACTGTAATTTTCATGTCCAAATAACCACTTAATACCTAGGCAATAGTAAAATGTGAGATATGTGGagttaataaaagaaattttgagatatgtaatttaaaataagttataaatatttatgtgattatgaATTATCCaatttcaatgaaaaatttaaagaagaattatttcttgatattcttttgggacacaacaaaaagaaaaaagcatGCCTTGAAAGTTGAAACAAAGGGGTTGGAATACTGTGTTTGAATCCGAGACCTCTAAATTAGCAACGCGTATATGAGTGCGTTGTGAACTGCAAAATGATGAATTTATAACAAGTATCCCAGCTTTGgctttattcatttttaacaaatgTTACACACACCACAAGGCACTTTCATCCCAGATAAATCAGTAAAGATGCATACAATAGATAGTCAAATATTGGAATGTTGATTTGTGCACTTCTGTTGTAAGCTCAAAATAGTACACTCTGCTCTAATCTATGGCAGCAGCCATGAGCTCTGGCTTTGCGTCTTT is part of the Solanum pennellii chromosome 8, SPENNV200 genome and harbors:
- the LOC107026816 gene encoding pentatricopeptide repeat-containing protein At1g31790; translated protein: MAITSSYPKPPLLHTKITSKNSKKWIPITIHSISNTPLQFQLPLHKPHYKIHQPIKPEIKKTTDPSCTISDVLRLMDSLGFNIPVDVYVSLIKECTESRDPLNAVEVYEHICKSDVIPSLPLLNRLLLMLVFCGCFEQARQLFDKMRVRNSQSWAAMIAGCVENGECEGALRLFMEMQSEAGNLCKCGDLIDDGILVCVLKACVELMNLELGRQIHGWLLKLGNCESMALNSFLIKFYGEFGYLESADNVFDHIPHCNTVVWTARIGNLCKEEQFEGAIRIFREMVREGVKKNSFTFSSILKACGKLRDAGCCGQQVHATSVKVGLDTDSYVLCSLIDMYGKYGLLKDARRVFNAREDKSNIACWNAMLMGCIQHGFGVEAMKVLYEMKEAGLQPHESLINEVLLVCGSSNIEKMNA